From Microplitis mediator isolate UGA2020A chromosome 11, iyMicMedi2.1, whole genome shotgun sequence, one genomic window encodes:
- the LOC130676939 gene encoding uncharacterized protein LOC130676939, producing MAAEILNIQRQIIFDESIAHYEAHAHLPYASSTFNNSDEIRITVQHQDLCLLPSKSTLHVYGKFTKSDGTAVSATTHMVNMTVCHMFEEIRYELNDVEIDRNKNVGITSLMKGYTSLSPAQQNTLENSGWIMDEAVNKLHNDNGYFDVSIPLSLLLGFAEDYHKVVINAKHELILIRSNSDLNAYIVATPAAGAHAEAVKITLQKIEWIVPYVTMADKQKIEALNYITSDPAISISFRAWELYEYPLLPNTSKHIWAVKTSTQLEKPRFVILGFQTARKNDATKNASVFDHCNIRDIKLFLNSQSYPYGNLNLNIANNQYALLYDMYINFQISYYNKEPEPLLTKKKFLEQAPLYVIDCSKQNESIKSGPVDIRLEFESANQFPAQTSAYCLIIHDRIVEYNPISSIVRKLI from the coding sequence ATGGCAGCGGAAATCTTAAATATTCAACGACAAATCATTTTTGATGAGTCGATTGCACACTATGAAGCACATGCTCATCTCCCGTATGCTTCATCAACATTCAACAACAGCGATGAAATAAGAATTACCGTTCAACATCAAGATTTATGTCTACTTCCAAGTAAAAGTACACTGCATGTGtatggaaaatttacaaaatctGATGGTACAGCTGTAAGTGCAACTACTCACATGGTAAACATGACAGTATGTCATATGTTTGAAGAAATACGCTACGAGCTCAATGATGTTGAGATTGATCGTAATAAAAATGTCGGCATCACAAGTCTCATGAAAGGATATACATCACTGAGTCCAGCTCAACAAAATACACTCGAGAACTCAGGCTGGATTATGGATGAAGCTGTAAACAAATTACACAATGACAATGGCTACTTTGATGTATCTATACCACTGAGTCTCCTGCTTGGATTTGCTGAAGATTACCATAAAGTTGTCATCAACGCAAAGCatgaattgattttaataagaTCAAATTCCGATTTGAATGCATACATTGTGGCTACACCTGCTGCTGGAGCTCATGCTGAAGCTGTTAAAATTACACTGCAAAAAATCGAGTGGATTGTACCATATGTGACTATGGctgataaacaaaaaattgaagctctGAATTATATTACAAGTGATCCAGCTATCTCAATCAGTTTCCGTGCTTGGGAGCTGTACGAGTATCCTTTATTACCAAATACTTCGAAGCACATATGGGCAGTCAAAACTTCTACGCAGCTCGAGAAACCACGTTTTGTCATTCTTGGATTTCAAACAGCACGAAAAAATGACGCAACTAAAAATGCTAGCGTATTTGATCATTGTAACATcagagatataaaattatttttaaactctcaGAGTTATCCTTATGGGAATTTAAACCTCAACATTGCAAACAATCAATATGCTCTGTTGTatgatatgtatataaatttccaaatttcatactacaacAAAGAACCTGAGCCACTGCTAacaaagaagaaatttttggaaCAAGCACCACTGTATGTTATCGATTGCTCGAAACAAAACGAATCAATTAAATCTGGACCAGTGGACATTCGCCTAGAATTTGAATCTGCAAATCAATTTCCTGCGCAGACATCAGCTTATTGCCTCATTATACATGATCGTATAGTCGAGTATAATCCTATAAGCAGTATCGTACGAAAACTAATATGA